Below is a window of Macadamia integrifolia cultivar HAES 741 chromosome 8, SCU_Mint_v3, whole genome shotgun sequence DNA.
AACACAAATTTTCAATTGAATATATGAAGGTTCTCAAAACTAGAATATACTTTTAAAAGACCATGTGATTATTATATGGTTTTATTTGCATTAACTTGCCAACAGAAAGTACTTTTCAAGGAATTTTTGCAATAAATATCAGGTCTACATTTGGGAActacattttttctttataaacaaaaaaattatcaaataaATAAGAGAGGATGCACATGGTATGCCTATTTGGGCGCTACATACTTTCTTGTAAAGAGGGTGAGCTGAATGCATACTGAAATATAGAATTTATTTACGTATCTATGGTTGATCGGGTCAAATAGAAaaacattgaattttttttttttttttgataccctCAGTTTACAATTGttttaagaaaatcaaattaCTATTAGATTAAAATATTTATACCAATTTACTGATAAGATTACCCCATAGAACAGCTCTGTGTCCTGTTTCGACCATGTTTCAGAAGGTGTCCTGTCCATGAAGGAATGGTAATTCAATTTAGAGGAACTTCGTTGAACATGCTGAGTTGCTTGGTCATCGGCTGAGTTTAGATCTTGCGTTGATGCAAAGGAGTCATCTTCATTATATGAGGCATCGTAAGGAGCAGAATTATCAGCACTGCATAATATAAAATAGTCAAATAAAAACATGAGTATGAAAGTGAAACTAATAAATTTCCACTGAAATTAAGGACCAAATCAACCCATCTCACATGCAATCTATTCCTTCGAGTCTTTTTAAAAGGgttaacaccccccccccaaaaaaaaagtcattttaaATTAGTATCAATATCTTTAATACTGAAATTTGTTACCATGTTGAGAACAATGCCTTCAAATTAATGGCTTAAGGGGCATGATGTGTAGACACCCCATTTTTTccatgatgtagataagtcacttactgggcttattttattgcaaataagcctcgggttgggttatgtatgtgttgggcctttgatctcatgggttttctttataatgggcctaaaatatgggtagaaagtaggaaaacgggatttaattcattagtttagttagagtcatgttttgagtatatttcctttgttattttagtttgagtcagtttaggtttcactattagtgaatgactagttagttatctactccatgttggagttctagtctagtcctattatgaATCCAAATCCCACTATACCCATTCTTTTATTATCTTTcatccttctcaaccctccatcttattttttcttctagttttccATTGCTATTTTATGTTCTTAATTATTGTTGCTGTGAGATTTccaagagagttttcagataTGTCAAGCCCTATTAAATCAAAATCGACTAGCAAAGGAATTCCAGTTTTAAAGTCCAATCGATCTCCAATATCTCCTCCATCTGAAGTCTGATCTGCCTGGTCTGCTAGGGGTTGTTCCACATCATTAGCAGATCAATCGATCCATCTTGGAAGAACCATTCAAGGCCACCAGCTGCTGTCCCTGCAGAATTCTaacaaattctctctcccaggtctgattttcaagaaagtgAATATCTCATCAACCGACCGTCAAAAGTCcttcaaatttttaggtttttgtacccttctTAGGGACTACctatgcccaagagtgcagctcaattggagccctacagacctagccgcacctctctctgtCCAACCATATTGCAAATCTTtatctctcctatcgggttgggttttgggctcgTTTTGCTTCTGTATTGATATTGTACCCTTGGgagtttatttgatggtcttattcccttgtttcctgggcctatttgtcttgtttggggtttataaattgtgggggttagtttcttgtaatctactcctacattaagtgCTCAATTGAtacagataagtcacttaatgagcttattttattgcaaataagccttgggttgggttatatatgtgttgagcctttgatctcatggtttttctttgtaatgggcctaaaatatgggtagaaagtaggaaaacgggatttaattcattagcttagttagtcctgttttgagtctatttcctttgttatttcagtttaacTCAGTTTCGGTTTctctattagtgaatgactagttagttattTACTCCATGTAGAACTTCTAGTCCTACTACATGTTGGACTTCTAGTCTATtcctattatgagtccaagtccCACTAGGAgcgtctagtcctatttggaaactagctcctagttatgttAGGATTGCTATtttgccctctttaaatagaggagcttatgtaatCAATTCTcaaatttgaatgaatgaattatagAGTGATTACTTTTTAGTTAAAAGTTGTtatgagaggtgagatgcctaaacctttgaggggtgtgatacccaaaacctgaggggtgagatacacATTCATTTATTATCTTTcatccttctcaaccctccaccttgttttttcttctagGTTTCCATTACTATTTTATGTCTTAATTATTGTTGCTGTGAGATTTCCAAGAGAGTTTTTAGATATGTCAAGTCCTATTAAATCATAATTGACCAACAAAGGAATTCCAGTTTTAAAGTCCAATCGATCTCCAATATCTCCTCCATCTGAAGTCTGATCTGCCTGGTCTTGCTAGGGCTGTTCCACATCATTAGCGGATCAATCGATCCATCTTGGAAGAACCATTCAAGGCCACCATTTACTGTCCCTGTAAAATTCtaacaaattctctctcctaggtttgATTTTCAAGAAAATGAATATCACAGCAACTGACCGTCGGAAGTCcttcaaatttttaggtttttgtacccttccTAGGGACTACCTACGCCCAAgattgcagctcaattggagccctacagACTTGGTGGCACCTCTCTTTGTCCAGCCATATTGCAAGTCTTTCTCTcccctatcgggttgggttttgggctggttttgctctagtattggtattgtacccttggggtttatttgatggtcttattcccTTATTTCTtggtcctatttgtcttgtttggggtttataaattgtgggggttagtttcttgtaatctactcctgcattaagtggtatcaggttagtttcttgtaatctactcttgcATTAGTCCACCTGGGGGATGCACAGAACGATGATGAAATTCAATCTTGAAATGGTGTATGGGGCCTAATTTTAAGAGGAAAGGCTACATGATGTGgaattcagatcctctccagccaaGGGTGTGGCTAGAGAGGGACCAGCCAGACACAACAGGAGAGAAAATGAAACCCCCTGTTTCTCTCTTGTTTTGTGTCTGGCTGGTCCCCTCGCCAGCCACCCCCcgactggagaggatctgaatcccatGATGTGTGGACATCCCATTTTGTCCACTTGGGGGATGCACGGAACGATGATGAAATTCAATCTTGGAATGGTGTGTCAATGTGTGGGGCCTAATTTTAATCGGAAAGGCCTCCCTGATCTTAAACCTAACAACTTGGTACCTAATGCaagatcgaatcacaagtgatccaatcccaggtaggatctttagtaaattcaataagaatcagatagtatgaacaaaacaaaaataagaggACGAAGGGAAGACTGGGGTAGGGGAATAAGTTGTGTCgagcatctcactcttccctagggcatctcactaAAGTTGTCTCTCACAGCACTGCATCTCTCAGTTCTCCAATACAAAGCTTTCTCTTTTGTCATttaatcaaattcgtgttcaatgttgtagccccttacaaacttatatagaagactcaaaattgactcaaacactaaaaaggaaaggcctaacccaatccttaactaattgagacacctaaactgactagaaaactgaaataacaaagaagatagactcaaaacaagactctaactaaactaatgaattagatcccgttttcctactttctacccatattttaggcccattaaagtggtccattacaaagaaaacccatgggatcaaaggcccaacacatacataacccaacctaaggcttatttacTATAAAATAAACCTATTAAGTGCCTTATCTACATCAATACCCCTCCCACCAAGTGACTTCAGAAGACTGCAACAGAAGGACCAAATAGCCTCTGGCAAGGTTTGACCAACTAAACAACCTTGGAACTGGCCGAAACTTTACAAGTATGTGTTTTTTGACATTAAGAACCCCATGCTAAAAGATGGGACAAGAACGTTGCATTTGCCCCATTGTTTTATACAAATTATTTTTGGGTGGATCCCAAACCCAATAGCATTTTTCTATAAGGATTTCAACCAAAACAACAACTGATCCTTATTCCATCAGATAATACTGAGAATTATCTTTCCAACGACACCAAATTGTTTTACCACTGGATTAAAAGATGGATGTTATGAATTTTCTAGAGTTTTGTGAACCTGTTTTGCCAAACCACTCAAACCCCAGGCAAACCCAACCAGGTCCAGCTTGGCCCAGCCTAGGGGAGGACCATTTTTTGCCCAAAAACACATTTTGGCCTGACCCTTCGTGCCTTGGTGGCCCCCACTCCAGCCCAGGTGGCTCCAATGCCCTAAGCCCAGTAGGAGCTGCCAAAAGCAGTCTAGGAGCCTCCAAACTGGTTCCCTTCAAGTGTGAATGGGGCTTGTGGTTTTTAGCCACCATAATATCCCCTAATCTGGTTTTGCCTAAATTAAATGCTAATTTCAGACCCTAGGATCACTATCCAACCCATCCTAAGGTCAAAATCACCCCATAACCTTTCCTTGTAAGTGGCTACCATTTAGGTAATTTAATCCCAACCTTTGAAAGCCAAAACCTTATGGGAATGGCCACTACGATTTCCCTTTTCCCATTATGTGGCTATCAAATATTCACCCCTCCCCTTCAAGTTGGTGTATATTCACCTTACCATTGCCATAAGATTTCATTTAACCATTAACTGACATAGCTAAACCCTAGATCTAACGGTAGGGGAGGATGACTACCAACCTTCCCACCTTTTTGGCTAAGCAATCTCGCCATTATCTACCTTCCTAAGTGGGAGTGGGTTGATCTTGACCATACAACGCATTGAACCCTTGATCCTACAGTGGAGATTACAGACTACAATTGAGATCCTCTTTCGATCTTGAGGCAATCAAATCTTTCCTTGGGAAGGAGTTGCCACATTGGGCGGTTAATCCTAGACTTTGTATCCAATGGTCGTGGTTGATACCTACCATTGCCATAATTCGAGAAGGGGGGGCCTCAACTCTATACATAGAGGCCTCCCCCCATTCCAAGAGATTGTTTTGTGGTAGAGACCATTTCTTGGCTAAGAGGTTCACTTTGAGGGacacttgagagagagaggttgtgCCAACGCCACGAGATTTGGGCATCCCCCAACCCTCTAACCTGCACACTGAAGTTATAACTCCCCTCTATCCATAGTTCTAAATCTTGGAAATTTCAACAGAAATCAAGCAAGTTTCAATGGTTTCGACCCACCCCGAGCTGACCCAGTTTCAAAAATTTCACCCCTAATTTCTgtaaatttcagaaatttttctAGAAATAGACCAGAAAAAATACCTGGTTTCGGCCAAGGTCGTAACCCGAGATTAGAACCATGCTTCTATCCTTCCTCTTTACATTACTTTTATGCCATTTGATTAGTGACTGGGTAAGTCTTGGATCAAACGAACCATGGTTTGGATAACCAAGTCTTGAGATCATAAAAGTTTATAATACCTCTTCCAAGGCCAACCATAGgttaaaaaaacacaaaagttTGTAGCACCATATGAAAGCATAGACCATAAATAATAAAGCCACGAGCTATTGAACATGAAAGTTCATCCAACAGCAAATATTTGTGAAGATTACCTTCTATTGGGAAAGGACTTTTTTGATGCTGCTGCTTCTTTATTCTGCAAGAAAAGAGTGGGAAATGTTGGGAGAAAAAGCAATGACGTTGGAACTAGCAAATCCAAGCTCATGTCCATAAAAAAATGGTCTACCAGTAGAAGATTGCATACTTAAGAATGCTGTAAGAAATCTCATAAAGAAATGGGAGATGAATATGAACCAATAACTTCTCCTTTGCCTCTGCAAGCAGGATAAGATCTCTAATCATCAGCTTTTGAGGGTTGATTTCATCCTCGGGCGTTTCAAGCAAAACTTTATCCACTAAAAGCAGTGGGCCATAAAATATGTAAATATTTCTCATATGACCAAATCTGTATAGCATAAAGTCAAACTAACTCAATAAACAGAAATTGACGGTACCAAGTCTTCTCTTTCGTTTAGTAGAATGAGAGAACCTCTTTTCAACTTTTTTCTCTGATGGATCCTGTCCTTCAGATGCCTTTTTATGCTTTTGAACTGGTCCATCATTTTCAGGTGCatgtttcttcatttttcttggtGCCCTCCTTTTCCGGGGCGTGTTCTTCACTCTATATTCGTCATCACCaccctcttcatcttcttccatgtTAGAACAATTAGAAGCCTCCTCATGAACATTCTCACTTTCACCAATCCCATTCACTCTCTCATCAGCGGGAACACAAACAGCTATCCTCTTTCTAAGTCTCCTCGATGACATACTAGCTTCGTTCTCATCAACAGCTGTAGATGCAGGTCTTTGATCCTGGCCCCTCTGAGAAGGTTGCTCAAAATTCTGAGAATCGCCCTCTTTCACTGCTCCTTCCAATACTGTTGATTGTTTCTTTTTCCTAATCTGAGAAACCCAAGTAATGAGAGAGAGGGATACAATCAGATTAATTTTAGGCAGctgggctcaatcataaataaaggtcATATAGAGagtaggaaaattttataggacatcATACGACAAGCAATGATGTATgctgcagaatgttgggcagttaagaagcatcatatagataaactcagtatagtggagatgaggatgttgagatggatgtgtggcaaactaggaaggataaagtaaggaatgatcatattagagctgatttgatAAGACTACAAGAGAATCGTTTGAGGTAgaatggccatgttcaatggagaatTTTGGATGCTCCAATACATGgtagtgatttgattcagatttaaggaactaaaagagccaagggcaaacctaaaatgacccttggagaagtggtgaagaaaggcatgcatagcttaggccttgtatcatgTATGatctcgaatagagctgattggagggcaagcaTCCATgtgccgaccccatttagttgggataaggctcaTTTGGGGATGTTGTTGATACAATTagattaataagaaaaaatatgaatgcctaatccaagaaaaaagaacaagataATTATTGAACGAAAATGCATGATTGACAAAGATATTGAGAAATACCCCTCTTCTTGATGTTCCACCAGAAGCTTGTAAATCCATCACTTTTTCAGATGTTGCAACATCTGAGTGAGATGCCTCAACAAGGTTTCTGGGCCCTTCAGTCACCAGAAGTTCAGGGGGACGATCTGAAGGGGTAGTATCAGAGAAACTCATGGTTGAGAAATCAAGAGAGCAATCAGGATGAAAGGTAGGAACTGAACTCTCATCCAAGTAGATTTGAGGAGTCAATTGAGCATCTCCAGGACAAGAAATGGACTCCATGGCATCAGGAAAACTTAGCGAAGTGATGGGCCTTTCATTCTCATCTTGAGCCTTGCTCATGGAGCAGAAAGTTCCCTTATGCTTAACTGCAAACATGAATTTAATTTACAACTGAAAACAGAAAATATTTAGTTCAAAGAAAAATCCAGTCGGTTGTCTTTTGCAATTCACCAGGAGCAATGGTGGCTTCAGAAATAACATCAAAAGTTTCCAACCCATGAATTGCCTCTGCTTCCTGAAAGCAAACAAAACCTCAAACATGATAATCCAAGAAGGTGCCAGGAGGGAGGGGGAATAAGGAGCACAAG
It encodes the following:
- the LOC122086583 gene encoding uncharacterized protein LOC122086583 isoform X5 encodes the protein MVFDLDPFADIIPEHARCNARAGGKFQPKSKARPKKETPNTLPTCLSCATEGKSVKTTSGHDATAINSITPAANLQDSVKSLSPVDPGQSGSIDSIHVSSFSVNTSIIRQCVRAVEDPYSKLIGAEVLANKTETSHSGVQLSDGDRRFETGGSVSEVTIRKKNAGSTNARFSEAAISNSNMSIHSGFGMLGVEAGDIFLGLESLDNILFQANTSTVGTENNFQCNSEVSSQPGNKLIISHPITSNAVDSNVSLRDQIFYSSSHQDSEVEHCSRDSSVNSSTFLQCNNANAIGVPAESILPHEPVNSSEAAACDSSRHMQIDSLRSAIEEAEAIHGLETFDVISEATIAPVKHKGTFCSMSKAQDENERPITSLSFPDAMESISCPGDAQLTPQIYLDESSVPTFHPDCSLDFSTMSFSDTTPSDRPPELLVTEGPRNLVEASHSDVATSEKVMDLQASGGTSRRGIRKKKQSTVLEGAVKEGDSQNFEQPSQRGQDQRPASTAVDENEASMSSRRLRKRIAVCVPADERVNGIGESENVHEEASNCSNMEEDEEGGDDEYRVKNTPRKRRAPRKMKKHAPENDGPVQKHKKASEGQDPSEKKVEKRFSHSTKRKRRLVDKVLLETPEDEINPQKLMIRDLILLAEAKEKLLNKEAAASKKSFPNRSADNSAPYDASYNEDDSFASTQDLNSADDQATQHVQRSSSKLNYHSFMDRTPSETWSKQDTELFYGVFSLSKRAHMGTPCPSYCNGQISSSALEMFQ